One Plasmodium gaboni strain SY75 chromosome 1, whole genome shotgun sequence DNA segment encodes these proteins:
- a CDS encoding putative exported protein (Plasmodium exported protein, unknown function) translates to MMVFSSIKIFLFSIVLELLLLSDRNLIPSCYEDVYSFKKVTRQNISIRTLSQCLNTQPISKKXSVEDKLKEKVIKQNEDTNEKQTSIIDESEQENSIDLNDYTNIGSTLNPDEIHNC, encoded by the exons atgatggtattttcttctattaaaatattccttttttctATTGTATTGGAACTTTTGTTATTATCAGATAgg AACTTGATTCCTTCATGTTATGAAGATGTATACAGCTTCAAAAAAGTAACAAGacaaaatatatctataagAACCTTATCACAATGTTTGAATACACAACCAATAAGTAAAAAAYAATCAGTCGAAGATAAACTAAAGGAAAAGgtaataaaacaaaatgaagaCACAAATGAAAAACAGACAAGTATAATTGATGAATCTGAACAAGAAAATTCAATAGACTTAAATGATTATACTAACATTGGTTCAACTCTAAACCCAGATGAAATCCATAATTGttaa
- a CDS encoding ring-infected erythrocyte surface antigen — QIAWKALSNQIQYSCRKIMNSDLSSFKHIGELKSLEKRAAIATAEEMKKRAEKLKKKRRRRAWLCCGGGDNEKVELQQDSVXXXRRRRAWLCCGGGDNEKVELQQDSVEEVGEQRINEYGDILPSLKASIKNSAVNFYDTVKDGEYLDDDSSDALYTDEDLLFDLEKQKYADMLSASEEDSVDENEEEGSVDENEEEQTVDENEEEPTVDENVEEQTVDENVEEQTVDENVEEQTVDENVEEQTVDENVEEQTVDENVEEQTVDESQVQEEISTIQENIEEAVSEVQQDSEVAPTIEIPDTLYYDVLGVGVNADMNEIAERYFKLADVYYENQKSDLSDFHNFRKVNEAYQILSDIDKKKWYNKYGYDGIKNVNFINPSLFYFLSSLDRFNYFTGTPKLVTLLRFVFEKRLSMNDFENKSKHLLKFLEEYQKEREAHVSESLLNIIQPYIDGNAEWNLPIIEKLEGVMRSHFAKPILESLRWTFKHVAKSHLKKSKKSIKKLKDGSQNNRKELSNINDNLMSTLKKYLGTSEQINSIIYNLENTNSNVDTNNKSINISDLSEKDQTKILETIVGNIVDISTADIEKTVFNAAEHILKDSSVDEKTITNRAKSLKELSDIMEKFAGNKKGAIKAKKYDTRDIVKNIIHGINTVKAEQEKEISNANVEENVEENVEENVEENVEENVEENVEENVEENVEENVEENVEENVEENVEENVEESVEGNVEESVEGNVEDVEEIPEEHNEQYDE; from the coding sequence CCAAATCGCTTGGAAAGCTTTGTCCAACCAAATTCAATATTCGTGCagaaaaattatgaatAGTGACCTTTCTTCTTTTAAACATATAGGTGAATTGAAAAGTTTAGAAAAGAGAGCAGCAATAGCCACAGCAGAAGAAATGAAGAAAAGAGCAGAAAAGctgaaaaaaaaaagaagaagaagagCATGGTTATGTTGTGGGGGTGGAGATAACGAAAAAGTTGAACTACAACAAGATTCAGTAGANNNNNNNAGAAGAAGAAGAGCGTGGTTATGTTGTGGGGGTGGAGATAACGAAAAAGTTGAACTACAACAAGATTCAGTAGAAGAAGTTGGAGAACAACgaataaatgaatatgGTGATATATTGCCATCTTTAAAAGCTAGTATTAAAAATTCAGCAGTTAACTTTTATGATACCGTAAAGGATGGTGAATATTTGGATGATGATTCATCAGATGCTCTTTATACAGATGAAGATTTGTTGTTTGATTTGGAAAAACAGAAATATGCTGATATGTTATCTGCATCTGAAGAAGATTCTGTTGATGAAAATGAGGAAGAAGGATCTGTTGATGAAAATGAGGAAGAACAAACTGTTGATGAAAATGAGGAAGAACCAACTGTTGATGAAAATGTAGAAGAACAAACTGTTGATGAAAATGTAGAAGAACAAACTGTTGATGAAAATGTAGAAGAACAAACTGTTGATGAAAATGTAGAAGAACAAACTGTTGATGAAAATGTAGAAGAACAAACTGTTGATGAAAATGTAGAAGAACAAACTGTTGATGAAAGTCAAGTACAAGAAGAAATATCTACTATTCAAGAAAATATAGAAGAAGCTGTTAGTGAAGTTCAACAAGATTCAGAAGTAGCTCCAACAATTGAAATACCCGATACATTATATTACGATGTATTAGGTGTTGGTGTTAATGCTGATATGAACGAAATTGCTGAACGTTATTTTAAGTTAGCTGATGTGTACTATGAAAATCAAAAATCAGATCTTTCTGATTTCCACAACTTTAGAAAAGTCAACGAAGCCTATCAAATTTTATCAGatatagataaaaaaaaatggtaCAATAAATACGGATATGATGGAATAAAAAACGTGAACTTTATTAATCCATCATTGTTTTACTTTTTATCTAGTTTAGACAgatttaattattttacCGGAACACCCAAACTAGTAACTCTTTTGAGATTCGTTTTTGAAAAGAGATTATCTATGAATGATTTTGAGAATAAAAGTAaacatttattaaaatttttagAAGAATATCAAAAAGAAAGAGAAGCACATGTATCTGAAtctttattaaatattatacaacCATATATAGATGGCAATGCAGAATGGAATCTACCAATTATAGAAAAACTTGAAGGTGTAATGAGATCTCACTTTGCTAAACCAATATTAGAATCTTTAAGATGGACATTTAAACATGTTGCTAAAAGCCATTTGAAAAAATCCAAGAAATCAATTAAGAAACTTAAAGATGGATCGCAGAATAATAGAAAGGAattatcaaatataaatgataatcTAATGAGTAcattgaaaaaatatttagGAACTAGTGAACAAATAAATTCaataatatacaatttAGAAAACACCAATTCTAATGTTGATACTAACAACAAATCAATCAATATTTCAGACCTAAGTGAAAAAGATCAGACGAAAATATTAGAAACAATTGTTGGTAATATAGTAGATATTTCCACTGCTGATATAGAGAAGACAGTTTTTAATGCCGCTGAACACATATTGAAAGATTCATCAGTAGATGAAAAAACTATTACAAATAGAGCTAAATcattaaaagaattatcAGACATTATGGAGAAATTTGCAGGTAATAAAAAAGGCGCGATCAAAgcaaaaaaatatgatacCAGAGatattgtaaaaaatattattcatgGAATAAACACAGTTAAAGCAGAGCaagaaaaggaaatatCAAATGCAAATGTAGAAGAAAATGTAGAAGAAAATGTTGAAGAAAATGTTGAAGAAAATGTTGAAGAAAATGTAGAAGAAAATGTAGAAGAAAATGTAGAAGAAAATGTAGAAGAAAATGTAGAAGAAAATGTAGAAGAAAATGTAGAAGAAAATGTAGAAGAAAATGTAGAAGAAAGTGTTGAAGGAAATGTAGAAGAAAGTGTTGAAGGAAATGTAGAAGATGTAGAAGAAATACCAGAAGAACACAATGAACAATATgatgaataa